The Psychrobacillus sp. FSL K6-2836 nucleotide sequence TGTGAAATTTGTTGTTGTAAAGAACCAGAACCTCCAAAGTTAAATCGTAGTTTAATATGCGGGTTTTCTTTTTCATATGTATGCTGTATATCCACCATCGCTTCCTTTAGGCTAGAAGCGGTAGAAATTACTAATTCAGTTTTTGAATCTTCTCCATTTGTATTAGAGCAGGCTACAAGAACTGAAATGATTAATAAGCACATGATGATTATTTTACTAAATTTGTTCATAATATCCTCCCAACTTACCTACTTATCTATCATTATAGCTTCTAAACATCTAAATAAAAATAGTCGCTATGTTTGTCAAAGTAATTTCGACTAAATAGCGACCTTTCTATTAGATTGCTTTCCTTACATTTTCAAATAATATATTATTCTCTAGATGAATATGTTCAAACGTGTCTTTTTCAAGTTGTTCTAGTCGTTTATATACCAATCTAAATGTACCGCAAGCACTTTCTGGAGGTGTAAAATTATCTGTAATTTCTCGCAGTTCTTTCAGTAGATTACCTGCATTTTCATGTTCCTCTTCTAATTCTAGTACATGTGGTTTTAGATGTTTGGCATGTTCTTCTGTTGGGTTTGCTATAAATTGATTTATTAATGGAAATACAACATTATCCTCGTCATCCGTATGATCGATTAATTCTCGTTTTAAAACGGTGAAAATCTCTTTAACTCTGATTAGATAAGGATGATTTTCTCCATGAACTTTTGATACTTTAGTTATATACGGTGTTAAAGCAGGTAATTCTTCACATAAATAAGCATGATGCTTTGTTTGTATATGCTCGATCAACTCTTTCTCATCTAAAGAAGTTGGTAATAATTGCTGATATTCTGTTTGTTTCGATTGGATAACTTTCACTTTTTCCAGAACCACATTTGGATCTAACTGTTGATCTATCGCCGCAGTTCTAAGAGGTACTTTCCCTCCGCAACAAAAATCTATTCGAAGCTTTCTAAACAAATCACCGGTTTGTGGTACTTCTTTTACAATTTCTGAAACATTTGTTTCTATGGATAACTGAGTCATGTTACTTCATTCCCTTCTTAGTTGGCTACAAGGTAATTGTAAATTGTTAAAGAAAAATAAGTATTAGGGAGTTCCCTCTTCCTACAAAAAATTTCTCTATCGTTTGAGATATGATTTTATAAGGGCAA carries:
- the ric gene encoding iron-sulfur cluster repair di-iron protein — translated: MTQLSIETNVSEIVKEVPQTGDLFRKLRIDFCCGGKVPLRTAAIDQQLDPNVVLEKVKVIQSKQTEYQQLLPTSLDEKELIEHIQTKHHAYLCEELPALTPYITKVSKVHGENHPYLIRVKEIFTVLKRELIDHTDDEDNVVFPLINQFIANPTEEHAKHLKPHVLELEEEHENAGNLLKELREITDNFTPPESACGTFRLVYKRLEQLEKDTFEHIHLENNILFENVRKAI